In the genome of Photobacterium sp. TLY01, one region contains:
- a CDS encoding YtfJ family protein encodes MNMKSLLSLCVLLPALTLPAHAHNLTVGQPLPSTSVADKGELILQGNDILYQPWQTSQLSGKVRVIQAIAGRSSAKELNAPFIETIKSANLPHDQYQTTTIINQDDAIWGTGGFVKSSAEDSKKEFAWSSIVLDATGQVRSRWALKEESSAIIVLDPAGKVVFVKEGELSRSDIEQAMSKIQSLL; translated from the coding sequence ATGAACATGAAGTCACTGCTATCACTTTGCGTATTGTTACCCGCACTCACATTACCGGCTCATGCCCATAATCTTACAGTCGGTCAGCCTTTACCCAGCACCAGCGTTGCTGATAAAGGTGAGCTTATCCTGCAAGGCAACGACATCCTCTATCAGCCTTGGCAAACCAGCCAGCTCAGCGGTAAAGTCCGGGTGATTCAAGCCATTGCCGGAAGAAGCTCAGCTAAAGAGCTCAATGCCCCTTTTATTGAAACCATCAAGTCCGCTAATCTCCCTCATGATCAGTACCAGACCACCACCATCATCAATCAGGATGATGCGATTTGGGGCACCGGCGGTTTCGTGAAATCCTCAGCAGAAGACAGTAAAAAAGAATTTGCCTGGTCATCAATTGTGCTGGATGCCACAGGTCAGGTTCGTTCGCGCTGGGCGCTGAAAGAGGAGAGCTCTGCCATTATCGTGCTGGATCCGGCGGGTAAGGTGGTGTTTGTCAAAGAAGGCGAGTTAAGCCGCAGTGACATTGAGCAGGCGATGTCAAAAATTCAGTCTCTGCTGTAA
- a CDS encoding ABC transporter permease — translation MKALMLLAWQSLRNRKTTAILTVLTIAISTTLLLGVEKVRTQAKASFAHTISGTDLIVGARSGQVNLLLYSVFRIGNATNNIDWQSFQTLKAHKAVQWAIPISLGDSHRGFRVIGTNEDYFKYYQYGQKQHLAFRQGSSFQSLFDTVIGAEVARKLGYHIGDQIIIAHGISDKKFTRHDNLPFTVTGILAPTGTPVDRSVHVSLAAIEAIHVGWESGANFGHTPDAVALSQQAFQPKQITAALLGLNSKIQTFALQRYINTFPDEPLSAIMPGIALHELWGMMSVAEQALMVVSVFVVIAGLLGMLSSLLTSLNERRREMAILRATGARPGWIAGLLFVETTTLTLTGIVAGMLALYSGLFLSHSWLLDTFGLYLPVQAPSSYEWLLMGMILIAGMLTSLIPALRAYRLSLADGMTIRI, via the coding sequence ATGAAAGCATTGATGCTCCTTGCCTGGCAAAGTTTGCGAAACCGAAAGACGACAGCCATTCTGACCGTGCTGACCATCGCCATTTCGACGACCTTACTGCTGGGTGTGGAAAAAGTCCGGACACAGGCCAAAGCCAGTTTTGCACATACCATTTCGGGAACTGACCTCATCGTGGGTGCACGCTCAGGCCAGGTGAATCTGTTGCTGTACTCTGTCTTTCGTATCGGCAACGCCACCAATAACATTGACTGGCAGAGCTTCCAGACTTTAAAAGCACACAAAGCTGTACAGTGGGCCATTCCGATTTCGCTTGGCGATTCACACCGCGGATTTCGGGTGATTGGCACGAATGAAGATTACTTCAAGTATTACCAGTATGGTCAGAAACAACACCTGGCTTTCCGGCAAGGCAGCAGCTTTCAATCCCTGTTCGACACTGTAATTGGGGCGGAAGTCGCTCGTAAGCTCGGATATCACATTGGTGATCAAATTATTATTGCCCATGGTATCAGTGATAAAAAATTCACACGTCACGACAACCTGCCTTTTACTGTCACTGGGATCTTAGCCCCCACGGGAACACCGGTTGATCGCAGCGTTCATGTCTCGCTTGCGGCCATCGAAGCGATTCATGTCGGTTGGGAATCGGGCGCAAATTTTGGCCATACCCCGGATGCAGTCGCTCTGAGCCAGCAAGCTTTTCAACCCAAACAGATCACAGCCGCTCTTTTGGGATTGAACTCTAAAATTCAGACATTTGCCCTGCAGCGTTATATCAATACCTTCCCTGATGAACCATTAAGCGCCATCATGCCAGGTATCGCTCTGCATGAACTGTGGGGGATGATGTCTGTCGCAGAGCAAGCGCTGATGGTCGTTTCGGTGTTTGTAGTCATTGCCGGCCTACTGGGAATGTTATCGAGCTTGCTGACCAGTTTGAATGAAAGACGCAGAGAAATGGCGATTCTACGCGCAACCGGCGCACGCCCTGGCTGGATTGCTGGCCTGCTCTTCGTTGAAACGACGACCCTCACCCTGACAGGTATTGTGGCAGGGATGCTGGCACTCTACAGCGGATTGTTCTTGAGCCATAGCTGGCTGCTGGATACATTCGGACTCTACCTGCCCGTTCAGGCGCCCAGTTCCTATGAGTGGCTGCTGATGGGGATGATTCTTATCGCAGGTATGCTGACCAGCCTGATCCCGGCACTGCGTGCGTACAGACTGTCACTCGCCGATGGCATGACCATTCGAATTTAA
- a CDS encoding DUF3299 domain-containing protein — protein MKFVLILLCCWLPFVANAQETLTLDWIDLIPEKERQLFDQQGMPFVDHENDQTALQKRMGTVRPELDGSEVKIPGFVIPLEGDENTITEFLLVPYFGACIHVPPPPPNQIIYVKFPKGAPVQQLWDVVYVVGKLNVQTVEHELAETGYLLHGTLIEEYDDAR, from the coding sequence ATGAAGTTTGTTCTCATTCTGCTATGTTGCTGGCTGCCCTTCGTGGCCAACGCACAAGAAACACTGACTCTGGACTGGATTGATCTGATCCCGGAAAAAGAACGCCAGTTATTTGATCAGCAAGGCATGCCTTTCGTCGATCATGAAAATGATCAGACGGCTTTGCAAAAGCGTATGGGAACTGTCCGCCCAGAACTGGATGGCAGCGAAGTCAAAATACCTGGTTTTGTCATCCCTTTAGAAGGGGACGAAAATACGATCACCGAGTTTTTGCTGGTACCTTATTTTGGTGCCTGCATTCACGTCCCCCCGCCGCCGCCAAATCAAATCATCTATGTGAAATTTCCTAAAGGCGCACCGGTTCAGCAACTCTGGGATGTTGTCTATGTTGTAGGAAAGTTAAATGTACAAACAGTAGAGCACGAGCTGGCCGAAACCGGTTATCTGCTCCACGGCACGCTCATTGAAGAGTACGACGATGCCAGATAA
- a CDS encoding DUF1107 domain-containing protein yields the protein MLKIFKQYRPNQIARYVKSYFRGRLFIVGIGAFEFDCGRLLPPASRNKKALSVLSEVNKEIQVLAAASYSS from the coding sequence ATGCTAAAAATATTTAAACAATATCGTCCAAACCAGATTGCACGTTATGTGAAAAGTTACTTTCGGGGCCGGCTGTTCATTGTGGGTATCGGGGCTTTCGAGTTTGACTGCGGACGTTTACTCCCCCCCGCCAGCCGTAATAAAAAAGCATTGAGTGTGTTGTCGGAAGTGAATAAAGAAATTCAGGTGCTGGCTGCCGCCAGTTACAGTAGCTAG
- a CDS encoding ABC transporter ATP-binding protein, which translates to MTIIQFDQVRFRWPDQNDDILRIASFSLSQGEKVFLQGPSGSGKSTLLSLMAGIHQPLQGDIRLLGESFSALSASKRDRRRADHIGYIFQQFNLLPYLSVIDNVLLPCRFSALRKKKTANPEQEAKRLLKSLQLPESCLSRQVTQLSIGQQQRVAAARALIGRPALLIADEPTSALDHDNRNHFIQLLMDECEQAGASLLFVSHDPTLTNGFERILNLKDLNHCESEKQT; encoded by the coding sequence ATGACAATAATCCAATTCGATCAGGTCCGTTTTCGCTGGCCGGATCAAAACGACGATATCCTCAGGATCGCCTCTTTCTCATTGTCTCAGGGCGAAAAAGTCTTCCTTCAAGGGCCAAGCGGCAGTGGAAAATCAACCTTACTCAGCTTAATGGCAGGTATCCACCAGCCCTTACAAGGTGACATCCGGCTTCTGGGGGAATCCTTCAGTGCTCTGTCTGCATCAAAACGAGATCGTCGCCGGGCTGACCATATTGGTTATATTTTCCAGCAGTTCAATCTGTTGCCTTATCTTTCCGTGATAGACAATGTCTTGTTACCCTGCCGCTTTTCAGCGCTCCGAAAAAAGAAAACAGCCAATCCCGAACAAGAAGCAAAACGGCTTCTGAAGTCATTGCAGTTACCTGAATCCTGTCTGTCCCGCCAGGTGACACAACTCAGCATCGGACAACAGCAGCGTGTGGCTGCTGCGCGCGCTCTGATAGGACGCCCGGCATTACTCATCGCCGATGAGCCAACCTCTGCGCTGGATCATGACAATCGCAATCACTTTATTCAACTCCTGATGGATGAATGTGAACAGGCCGGCGCCAGCCTGCTGTTTGTCAGTCACGATCCAACCCTGACCAATGGGTTCGAGCGCATTTTGAACCTCAAAGATCTTAACCATTGCGAGTCGGAGAAGCAGACATGA
- a CDS encoding IS3 family transposase (programmed frameshift) — protein sequence MKKSRYTETQIVKILKEVEAGRKVNEVCREYGISDATYYNWKSKYGGMEASDVKRLKELEDENRRLKQMFADLSLEHRIVKDILGKKAVKPAVKRELVEYVRQQFRVSLRMACRAVGISDSVYRYQPDPHRDDEVIAKLQEAVERYPAYGFGKLFKVLRRWGYPWNHKRVYRVYCSLKLNMRRKGKKRLPKREPVPLARPDGVNCCWSIDFMSDALACGRRFRTFNVVDDFNREVLAIEVDLNLPAPRVIRVLERITAWRGMPGKLRMDNGPEFISTALAEWAEENRVELEFIRPGKPTENSYIERFNRTYRTELLDMYVFKTLSEVRELTEQWMKEYNDERPHDALDDLTPWEYLARYESRKNSNLGCH from the exons ATGAAAAAATCACGCTACACAGAAACACAGATCGTGAAGATCCTGAAGGAAGTGGAGGCTGGCCGTAAGGTCAACGAAGTCTGTCGTGAATACGGTATCTCTGACGCTACCTATTACAACTGGAAATCGAAATATGGTGGTATGGAAGCGTCCGATGTGAAGCGGCTGAAAGAGCTTGAAGATGAAAATCGCCGACTCAAGCAGATGTTCGCTGACCTCAGCCTTGAGCATCGTATTGTGAAAGATATTCTGG GAAAAAAAGCTGTAAAGCCAGCGGTTAAACGCGAACTCGTGGAGTATGTTCGTCAGCAATTTCGGGTCAGTCTCAGAATGGCCTGCCGCGCAGTTGGCATCAGTGATTCTGTCTATCGATATCAACCAGACCCTCATCGAGATGATGAGGTCATCGCCAAGTTGCAAGAAGCCGTAGAGCGATATCCTGCTTATGGTTTTGGCAAGTTATTTAAAGTTCTCAGACGCTGGGGATATCCATGGAACCACAAGCGCGTTTACCGTGTTTACTGCTCACTCAAGCTCAATATGAGGCGCAAAGGAAAAAAGCGGTTACCGAAACGGGAGCCAGTCCCGCTGGCACGTCCTGACGGGGTGAACTGCTGTTGGTCGATTGATTTTATGAGTGACGCTCTGGCTTGCGGCAGACGTTTTCGTACGTTTAATGTTGTCGATGATTTTAACCGCGAAGTGTTAGCCATCGAAGTGGACTTAAATTTACCAGCCCCAAGAGTCATCCGGGTTTTGGAGCGTATCACAGCGTGGCGCGGGATGCCCGGCAAACTCAGGATGGATAATGGTCCAGAATTTATCTCCACAGCGTTAGCCGAATGGGCCGAAGAAAATCGAGTTGAACTTGAATTTATTCGACCAGGAAAACCCACTGAGAACTCATATATTGAGCGCTTTAATCGAACCTATCGCACAGAACTTCTCGATATGTACGTTTTTAAAACGCTGAGTGAAGTTCGAGAGTTAACCGAACAATGGATGAAGGAATATAACGATGAACGCCCTCATGATGCCCTGGATGATCTGACCCCGTGGGAATACTTAGCAAGGTACGAAAGCAGGAAAAACTCTAATTTAGGCTGCCATTAA
- a CDS encoding autotransporter assembly complex family protein, translated as MMTLFRRCMFTVVALVVTMPAVAETELIVTGLKGSLKKNVDIYVAAIPKEDYSTSLRFKGQVEKEIRTALKALGRYQPDIVFSVDEDGEDSTLTVTVDAGPSTKIARSDIQIKGEAADDLDFFVLKRDSDLELGRTLNHGKYDSFKSSLESLALRKGYFDAELKTSRLEVAPGRNQAFIHIEFDSGKRYKYGEILITGSQINETKVRSLAPFDEGDYYLVSDVGEFNQRLSSVGWFSSIFVGGDVSDLQGDVVPIQVNLRPEVRNKIETGIGYSTDVGARLKFNWRKPWINSEGHSLDVRTEISKVQPKVEATYKIPLDNVLDDYYKLIGAIRYVDNHDTISTEYHLGVERHWNFDQVWNGVASVRLLYEDYNQGAFETGSAFMVIPGVSIDRTRLRGGSWPTWGDKQLLKLEYSDPALGSDTRLAKLRGRSAWIRTFAEDHRGLARLDAGAIWAEKIEDIPPSMRFFIGGDSSLRGYSYESISPRDSEGQQIGGEFMLASSLEYQYRLTGNWWGALFYDYGSSWTDSPDWQAGAGVGIRWASPVGPIRLDFAWGLDKPDDRFQIHFVLGPEL; from the coding sequence ATGATGACCTTGTTTCGACGCTGTATGTTCACAGTTGTCGCTTTAGTGGTAACCATGCCTGCTGTGGCAGAAACGGAACTTATTGTGACTGGGCTGAAAGGCAGCCTGAAGAAAAATGTGGATATTTATGTTGCTGCCATTCCTAAGGAAGATTACAGCACATCTTTACGGTTCAAAGGTCAGGTTGAAAAAGAAATCCGTACCGCGCTGAAAGCGCTTGGTCGTTACCAGCCTGATATTGTTTTTAGTGTCGACGAAGACGGCGAGGACAGCACTTTGACTGTCACGGTTGATGCCGGCCCGAGCACTAAAATTGCCAGAAGTGATATTCAGATCAAGGGCGAAGCCGCTGATGATCTGGATTTTTTTGTTCTCAAACGCGATAGCGATTTAGAACTGGGCAGAACCCTTAACCACGGCAAGTACGATTCATTCAAATCCAGCCTGGAAAGCCTGGCTTTGCGCAAGGGCTATTTTGATGCCGAACTGAAAACCAGCCGGCTGGAAGTGGCGCCTGGCCGTAATCAGGCTTTTATCCACATCGAATTTGATTCCGGAAAACGTTACAAATACGGTGAAATTCTGATCACCGGCAGCCAGATTAACGAAACGAAAGTCCGTTCGTTAGCCCCGTTTGATGAAGGTGACTACTATCTGGTCTCTGACGTGGGGGAGTTTAATCAGCGCCTGTCGAGCGTAGGCTGGTTCTCTTCCATTTTTGTTGGCGGGGATGTGAGCGATCTGCAAGGGGATGTGGTGCCCATTCAGGTTAACCTCAGGCCGGAAGTGAGAAACAAAATCGAAACCGGTATCGGTTATTCGACCGATGTCGGTGCGCGTTTGAAATTCAACTGGCGTAAGCCCTGGATAAACAGTGAAGGCCACAGTCTGGATGTTCGTACTGAGATCTCTAAGGTGCAGCCGAAAGTTGAAGCGACGTATAAAATTCCGCTCGATAATGTGCTGGATGATTACTACAAGCTCATCGGGGCAATTCGCTATGTGGACAATCACGACACTATCAGTACCGAGTACCATCTTGGCGTTGAGCGGCACTGGAACTTTGACCAGGTCTGGAATGGCGTTGCGTCGGTGCGTTTACTGTATGAGGACTACAATCAGGGTGCCTTTGAGACAGGCTCCGCCTTTATGGTTATTCCCGGGGTCAGTATTGACCGCACCCGCTTGCGTGGTGGTAGCTGGCCGACCTGGGGAGATAAGCAACTGCTTAAACTGGAGTATTCCGACCCTGCGCTGGGTTCTGATACCCGTTTGGCAAAACTGCGCGGCCGCAGTGCCTGGATCCGTACTTTTGCTGAAGATCACCGGGGCCTGGCCCGTCTGGACGCCGGGGCCATCTGGGCAGAAAAGATAGAAGATATCCCGCCGTCCATGCGCTTTTTTATCGGTGGGGATAGCAGCTTGCGTGGCTACAGCTACGAGTCCATTTCACCAAGGGACAGCGAGGGGCAGCAGATTGGTGGTGAGTTTATGCTGGCCTCCTCGCTGGAATATCAGTACCGGCTGACCGGCAACTGGTGGGGAGCCCTGTTTTACGATTACGGTTCGTCCTGGACAGACAGCCCGGACTGGCAGGCAGGCGCGGGTGTAGGGATACGCTGGGCATCGCCGGTCGGCCCGATTCGGCTCGACTTCGCCTGGGGGCTGGACAAACCTGATGATCGTTTCCAAATTCACTTCGTGCTGGGGCCTGAATTATGA
- a CDS encoding TIGR03899 family protein, translated as MQTESQAKNELSPTDTATDKKSHSKHSIKSSRFRVQSIARQNDVSAQIDEDHDKTLQERSESRQQNIQKRQQQNLERIFRLCYDNCLDETAGEPDPDWIHHFMTIAQNIYSPSMQKLWSRILRQEIITPGSISLKAMIAFQQMTQRDAQLFRRACLLACHFGQDNTKKLLTGLKYRSGFLLKQASIDKLNLGHYQLPYSHLLELMGLGLILSTELESGKLQSSTPLPFHYQGNDYQIQPAKNGVSLLYYRFSPVGQEIAQLLGNHRNEEYQIHLTELLNKHFIVTSDASTYHPII; from the coding sequence ATGCAAACCGAAAGTCAGGCGAAAAATGAACTGAGCCCTACCGATACGGCCACGGATAAAAAAAGCCATTCAAAACATTCAATAAAAAGTAGCCGCTTTCGGGTTCAATCCATTGCCCGCCAAAATGATGTGAGTGCTCAGATCGACGAAGATCACGATAAAACGTTACAAGAACGCAGTGAAAGCCGCCAACAAAATATTCAGAAGCGCCAACAGCAAAATTTAGAGCGCATCTTCAGGCTTTGTTACGACAACTGCTTAGATGAAACCGCAGGAGAGCCGGATCCTGATTGGATCCATCATTTCATGACCATCGCCCAGAATATTTACAGTCCTTCGATGCAGAAGCTATGGAGCCGTATTCTTCGCCAAGAGATTATTACCCCAGGCTCAATCTCACTAAAAGCGATGATCGCCTTTCAGCAAATGACGCAGCGTGATGCTCAATTATTTCGGCGAGCCTGTTTATTAGCCTGCCATTTCGGCCAGGACAACACGAAAAAATTGCTGACAGGACTCAAATATCGTTCAGGTTTCCTTCTCAAGCAAGCATCTATCGACAAACTCAACCTGGGACACTACCAGTTACCGTATTCACATTTGCTGGAGTTAATGGGTCTGGGGCTGATATTAAGTACTGAATTAGAGTCAGGAAAACTCCAAAGTAGTACGCCCCTGCCTTTTCATTATCAGGGGAATGATTATCAAATCCAGCCCGCCAAAAATGGAGTAAGCCTACTCTATTACCGATTTTCTCCTGTCGGCCAGGAAATTGCCCAGCTGCTGGGCAATCATCGCAATGAAGAATATCAAATCCACTTAACTGAGCTCCTCAACAAGCACTTTATCGTCACTAGTGATGCGTCTACGTACCACCCAATTATCTGA
- a CDS encoding DUF2796 domain-containing protein, with product MPTQHFLAATLLLISAATCAAPAWAYTQHEAHLHGQVELNMAQDGNDLLLEITAPAADVTGFEHPPETDAEQQALKDAVQTLNRPDTLLALNAEAGCQLHEHHVSHTLSEHTETHNHDHEHEKHSDHDHDEHEGHDHHDHEQHSEHDHDDHERPSKHGEFSIQYTYHCEAIDKLSTLTLKWFAQFPATEKIQLQAITAKGQHATTLTASQAEFRF from the coding sequence ATGCCAACTCAACATTTCCTTGCAGCCACCTTGCTGCTGATTTCTGCCGCCACCTGCGCCGCTCCGGCCTGGGCATACACACAGCATGAAGCACATCTTCATGGCCAGGTTGAACTGAATATGGCGCAGGACGGCAATGACCTGCTGTTAGAGATCACCGCACCTGCTGCGGATGTCACCGGATTTGAACATCCACCGGAAACAGACGCGGAACAACAGGCACTCAAAGATGCCGTGCAGACACTGAATCGCCCTGACACGCTGCTGGCGTTAAATGCCGAAGCAGGATGCCAGCTTCATGAACATCATGTGTCACATACCCTTTCAGAGCACACTGAAACTCACAATCATGACCATGAGCATGAGAAGCACAGTGATCACGATCATGATGAGCATGAAGGACACGACCACCATGACCACGAGCAACACAGCGAACATGATCACGATGATCATGAGCGTCCTAGTAAGCATGGTGAATTCAGTATTCAGTATACCTATCACTGCGAGGCCATCGACAAACTCAGTACACTGACGCTAAAGTGGTTCGCTCAGTTCCCGGCTACAGAGAAAATTCAGCTGCAAGCAATTACAGCGAAAGGCCAGCACGCCACAACACTGACGGCCAGTCAGGCCGAATTTCGTTTCTAA
- the msrA gene encoding peptide-methionine (S)-S-oxide reductase MsrA yields MDKQQMISPEAALPGRSTPVIPTETHAIFGTRLDAAVPEGMEEIVLGMGCFWGAERLFWKQPGVINTAVGYSGGFTPNPTYQEVCTGQTGHTEVVRVIFDPAQTTLDELLAQFWESHDPTQGMRQGNDIGTQYRSVIYTTSQEQQAQAESSKERYQSALQAEQRAATITTEILPAAAFYYAEDYHQQYLEKNPQGYCGLGGTGVCMPPQ; encoded by the coding sequence ATGGATAAACAGCAGATGATCTCCCCTGAAGCGGCCCTGCCAGGCCGTTCAACGCCAGTGATCCCCACTGAAACTCACGCCATCTTTGGCACCCGACTAGATGCTGCTGTACCTGAAGGTATGGAAGAAATCGTACTGGGAATGGGATGCTTCTGGGGCGCGGAACGCCTGTTCTGGAAACAGCCTGGCGTCATCAACACGGCGGTAGGCTACAGTGGCGGCTTTACCCCCAATCCGACCTATCAGGAAGTGTGTACCGGACAGACGGGCCATACTGAAGTGGTTCGCGTGATTTTTGATCCGGCACAAACCACACTGGATGAGTTACTTGCTCAGTTTTGGGAAAGTCATGACCCAACACAGGGCATGCGTCAGGGTAATGACATTGGTACCCAGTATCGCTCTGTCATCTATACCACCAGTCAGGAGCAACAGGCTCAGGCAGAAAGCAGCAAGGAAAGGTACCAGTCAGCACTGCAGGCCGAGCAGCGAGCTGCCACTATCACCACTGAAATCTTACCTGCCGCTGCGTTTTACTACGCTGAAGATTACCACCAGCAGTATCTGGAAAAGAATCCGCAGGGTTACTGCGGCTTGGGTGGAACCGGTGTTTGCATGCCCCCTCAGTAA